In the Dyella humicola genome, GTCGAAGCATCCCGCTCAGAGCTGCTGGCCAACCATGTCTGACACATCGATCACCATGGCGGCAGGCGGCGGCTCGCCGGAGGCCTTGAGCTTCCACGTGGCGGGCGATCATCACCCGGAGAACGGCACTTTGCTGGGCTTCTGGGTGTACCTGATGAGCGACTGCCTCATCTTCGCGTGCCTGTTTGCGGCGTACGGCGTACTTGGCCGGGAATTTGCGGGAGGACCGACCGCTGCCGAGGTTCTCGAGCTTCCCACCGTTGCGATAAACACGACGCTGTTGCTGCTGTCATCGATCACCTATGGCTTTGCGGTGCTCGAAATGCAGCGCGATCGGCAAAAACCGATGATGTTGTGGCTGGCCATCACCGGGCTGCTGGGTGCCGGATTCATAACGCTGGAGCTGAGGGAATTCGCGCACCTGATCTCGATCGGCGCCGGTCCGCAGCGCAGCGCCTTCCTGTCATCGTTCTTCGCTTTGGTTGGGACGCACGGCCTGCACGTAAGCAGCGGTATCCTGTGGCTCATCGTCTTGATGGTACAAGTGAGCAAGAAGGGCCTGATTTCAGCCAATAAGCGGCGGTTGATGTGCCTGTCGATGTTTTGGCATTTTCTTGACCTTGTATGGGTCGGCGTCTTCAGCTTTGTCTACCTGATGGGGGTGCTGCCATGAGTGCTCACACCGAGTCGGAACATGGCCACGGCGAGACCGCTGAGCATGCTCACGACGACCTGGGCATCCATGCCACCCTGAAGGGGTACCTCACCGGCTTTGTGCTGGCTGCGATCCTCACTATCATTCCGTTCTGGTTGGTGATGAGCGGCGGCTTCGAAAAGTCGAGCACCACGGCCCTCGTGGTGTTGGCGTTTGCCGCGGTGCAGATCGTGGTGCACATGATCTATTTCCTGCACATGAATACGAAATCCGAGGGTGGCTGGAACATGTTGGCCCTGGTCTTTACCATCGTGCTCGTCGTCATCACCTTGAGTGGATCGATCTGGATCATGTACCACCTCAACAGCAACATGATGCCTTCGCAGATGCAGGATCCGGCGAACCTGCCGTGACGCCGCGCGCAGATAACGCGATCATCGCTCGGTCATGACATCCACCACGGCACCACCTGACGAGGTCGTACGCGGCCCGCGAGGTCCACTTGGGCTGAGCTTGCTCGCAGCCTTCGCGCTGCTGCTGTTCGCTGGCTTCGTGGCCCTGGGTACGTGGCAGGTCAAGCGCCTCGCCTGGAAGCGCGATCTCATCGCCCACGTCGATCAGCGCGTGCACGCGCCTCCCGTCGCCGCACCGGGTCCTGAGCAATGGGCCCATGTCACCGCCGATGCCGATGAGTACCGGCATGTCAGCCTCACCGGCGTGTTTCTGCATGATCGGCAGACGTTGGTATGGGCCGCGACCGATCTGGGCAGCGGCTATTGGGTAGTGACGCCGCTACGGATGGCTGACGGCGACATCGTGTTGGTCAATCGAGGCTTCGTGCCGACCGACTGGTGCGCTCTGCGCGGCCAATGCGCGCCCGGGCCTGGCGGCGAAGTGACGCTTACCGGTCTGCTGCGCATGAGCGAGCCGTCAGTGATGCTTCGTCGCAACGATCCCGCGCAAAACCGCTGGTATACGCGTGACGTGGCGGCGATAGCCCAAGCCCGGGGGCTGCAGCGGGTTGCGCCTTACTTCGTCGACGCCGACGCTGCGCCGACTCTTGCAGCGGATGGCAAACCCTCATGGCCGACAGGTGGCCTCACGGTCATTGCCTTCCCCAACAATCATCTCGTCTACCTGATCACCTGGTACCTGCTCGCCCTGATGGTGGCGGCCGCCGCCTTCTACGTGGGGCGCGAGGAATATCGCCTGCGACGCAAGGCGCGAGCCGGGGCAGGTCAGTCAATTTAATCGATGCTGCGCTTTGACGGCCGAGCCAAGGGATCAGAGCCCGAATGATTCGAACAGCGGCGAGAGCTGCAATTCGCCTGCAGGTTCCGCAAACGTAGCAGCCGCGGCATCGAGCAGTTGATGGTCTACCGGGTGCAAGGCGTAGACGTGCGCGTTGGAGGCTACTTCATCGAGGATCAAGCCAAGCGCGAAGGTGTACGAGGATCGAAGCGCTTCGTTGTTGCGATAGGCCTCAAGACGCGTGCCGGCAGCCAAGGCAATCGCGGCAATGGCAACCCGATGGGGTTTCGGACCGATCCTTCCTTCAAACAGCTCAGGCTTCTGCGCCCACACCTGGGTCACCAGTTGGCTGGCGAGGGTCTTGGGATCGCCTTGCAGGAGTCCGATCCTGAGCTGCTGATCCAGCAGCGATTCGATGGCGGTGACCGCCTCGGCGCTGGTCCCGGCGCTGCCCTTGGCTTCGAAAAGGTCCACGATCGTGCTCCTTCCTGGCCGCGGTGCCGAGCACGGGCATTCCGCGCTCGCCCGAGGGCAGGGGGGATTGTCGCAATGAATTACGCTGTGGACGAGACTTTCTTTCGATATAGAACCAAACTTTGCGATGACCGTCGCTAAACGGCAGGATCTTGGCGGTCAAAACCTCGGTCTTTTCCTCTGACGAACGCCGCCCAGACGGGTGCTTGTGCAGGCTTTCTGAAGGACGCCTGCCGTTTCTGTCGCCGTCGCACGCTTTGCCGCCAAGGCCATTCCGATGGCGATCCTGGCAACTCAGCCCGCCAGCCGCTCCAGTCGCAAGCTCAGCCATCGCGATACGTCCGGCCATTCACTGGCGATGACGCTGTAGCACACCGTATCTCGCAGGCTGCCATCCGGGCGCCGCTTATGTGCGCGGAGCACGCCATCACGACGTGCGCCCAGGCGTTCAATGGCGCGCTGCGAGTCGAGGTTGCGACCGTCGGTGTGAAACTCCACCGCCACGCAATCAAGCGATTCGAAGGCATGTCGCAACAACAGGCGCTTGCAGGCCGTGTTGACGTGGCTTTTCTGCCAGCGCCTGGCGTACCAGGTATAGCCGATGGCAATGCGAGGTAGTTCCGGCGCGAATTCGTAGAAGCGCGTGGTGCCGATGATCTCGCCCGTCGTCTTCTCACGTATCGCGAACGGCAGCATATGGCCCGCAGCATGTCCCTCAAGTGCCTTGGCGATGTACGAGGCCGCTTCGCCCGGTGCAGGGGCACTGGTAAACCACAGTTTCCACAGCTCGCCATCGGCCGCCGCCGCTTCCAGTGTGGGCGCGTGCTCCATCGTCAAGGGTTCAAGCAGAACATAGGCATCTTGCAGATGGAGCGGGGCGAGCGAGGGCATGGGGTCTCCGGTACGACTGAAGTCATCCACGTAGACGATAAGCGAGAGCGGACGCTATGTCTTCAATGCCGCCGCCACCACCAGTACGCGCGGCGATACAGGCGTAGGCGTAGGTGCCGGCATAGTTTGGTACTCAGGCAGTACCAACGCCTTCGCCAAGCGGCGAAGGGTGCGTACGCTATTGCTCTGGGTACTAGAAGGCCTATCTTTCGCTTCGCCTTCGGCCGGGTGCCCGGCGACTGCGCATCCATATGAGCAAGACAAAACGCAGGACTTTGGTCCCGCGCTTTTTTTCGGGGCGATTTTCGCGTTCAGGCGTCCAGATCGGGAATCAGCCTGCTTTCCAGGCGCGCGATGTGGTCTTTCAACAACAGCTTGCGCTTCTTGAGCCGGGTAAGTTGCAACTCGTCGCGTCCGAGCGAGTCGGCCAGGTGCTCGATGGCAACGTCGAGATCGCGGTGTTCGACACGTAATTCGGCCAGCAGATGGGCGATCTCGGCTTGGTCCTGGACCTGCATGTGGGCGGCGGCAGCTAGGTAATAGTGGCCGATTGTACCGCTGACGGACCGCGGGCGGTCAGCCGGCTACAATGGGAGGCCGACCCGCTCGATCCTGATCATGTCCGCCCAGCCCGACTCCACTCGCAAGCAGCATCACGAGGCCGCCAAGCTGGCCAAGCGCCTGCGCCACCAGGTGGGCCAGGCCATTGCCGACTTCAGCATGATTGAAGGCGGCGACAAGGTGATGGTCTGCCTTTCCGGCGGCAAGGATTCTTACACCTTGCTCGACATCCTGCTGTCACTGCAGGCCAAGGCGCCCGTTCGCTTCGACTTGATCGCGGTGAACCTGGACCAGAAGCAGCCCGGGTTTCCCGAGCATGTGCTGCCGGAATACCTCACCGGGCGCGGCGTGCCTTTTCATATCATCGAGCAGGACACCTACAGCACAGTCACCCGCGTCATCCCCGAGGGCAAGACCATGTGCAGTTTGTGCTCGCGCCTGCGGCGCGGTGCGCTGTATCAGTGGGCCGCCAACAACGGTGTCACCAAGATCGCGCTAGGCCATCACCGTGACGATATCCTCGCCACGTTTTTCCTGAACATGTTCTATCAGGCCCAGCTCAAGGCCATGCCGCCCAAGTTGCGCTCGGACGATGGCCGCCACGTGGTGATCCGGCCACTGGCCTATAGTCGGGAAAGTGATATCGCCGAGTTCGCGACGCAGCAGCAATTTCCGATCATTCCGTGCAATCTTTGCGGGTCGCAGGAAAACCTCCAGCGCAAGGCGGTTCGGCGCATGATGGAGGACTGGGAAAAGCAGCAGCCGGGGCGTAGCGAGAATATTTTTCGCGCGCTGGGGCAGGTATCGCCCTCGCAGCTGGCTGATCGAAATCTGTTCAACTTCGCCGCGCTCGGTGCGCGCGAAGGTAGTGCCCGCGCCGAAGCGCGTCAGTGGCTTGCCGGTTCGCCGGACGAGTCGTGAACCCCTCAACTTACCCAACGAGTAGCGCCGTGTCTCTTTTTGCATCCGTTGAAATGATCCCGGGCGATCCGATCCTGGGACTCTCCGAGGCCTATGTCGCCGATGCCCGTCCGGGCAAGGTCAACTTGGGCGTGGGCATCTATTACGACGAACAGGGCCGTATCCCCGTGATGCGCGCTGTGCGCGACGTTGAGCAGGCGCTGGCACGGGAAGCCAAGCCGCGTGGCTACCTGCCGATCGACGGCATGCCGGCTTACGATCAGGCTACCCAGAAGCTGGTGTTCGGTGCGGACTCGTCGCTGCTCGCTGCCGGTCGCGTGGCCACTTCGCAGACCATCGGCGGTAGCGGCGCGCTGCGTATTGGCGCGGATCTACTGAAGCATGTGCTGCCGAACGCCAAGGTGGCCCTCAGCAATCCGAGCTGGGAAAACCATCGCCTGGTGTTCAGCTCGGCCGGCTTCGAGGTGGTCGATTACGCGTATTACGACGCGGCGACGCATGGCCTGAATTTCGCCGGCATGCTGGCGGACCTGGACAAGCTGGAGCCTGGCAGCATCGTGCTGTTGCATGCCTGTTGCCATAACCCCACGGGCGTGGACCCGACGGCCGAGCAGTGGAAGCAGGTGGTCGCGCTGGTGAAGGCGCGTGGTCTGATGCCGTTCATCGACATGGCTTACCAGGGCTTCGACAAGGGCATCGAGGCCGATGCGATGGCGGTGCGTCTGTTCGCCGAGTCGGGCATCGAGTCGTTCGTCGTGGCCAACTCGTACTCCAAATCGTTCTCGCTGTATGGCGAGCGCGTGGGGGCACTGTCCTTCGTCGGCAAGGATCGCGAGGAAGCCTTGCGCGTACAGTCGCTGGTCAAGCGCACCATCCGTTCCAACTACTCCAGCCCCGCCACGCATGGCGGCGCACTGGTGGCCGCCGTGCTCAACAGCGCCGAGCTGCGTGCAGTGTGGGAGCAGGAGCTGAGTGAGATGCGCGAGCGCATCCACGGAATGCGCGCCGGCATGGTGGAAAAGCTAGCCGCGGCGGGTGAGCCGCAGTACGGCTTTATCCAGCAGCAGGCAGGCATGTTCTCGTACTCGGGCCTGAGCAAGGCCCAGGTCGATCGCTTGCGCGAGGAGTACGCCATTTACGCCGTCGGTACGGGGCGCATCTGCGTGGCGGCATTGAATCGGGCGAACCTAGATACGGTGGTGAACGCCGTCGCTGCCGTCAGCCGCTGAGCCTCGAATTACCTCACCGTCGTCCCAGCGGCTCTCAACAGCCGAATGGCTGGTCAAGCTGGGACCCAGTGCCTTTTGCGCATAGCTAATCACGCTGGATCCCAGCGCACGCCCCCCTTTCGGGGTTCGCTGGGATGACGGCCTAAGAACGGATAACGAATGTTTTTTCGCAACCTCACGCTTTTTCGCTTTTCCCCCGCCGTTGCCGAAGATTTGAAGCGCCTGGACGAGGCGCTGCTCGAGCATCGCCTGCGTCCCTGTGGTCCCCTGGAAATGGGCACCAAGGGTTTTGTGGCACCGGTGGGTCGCGGCGAGGAAGCGGCGCTCACCCACGTGGTCAACGCCTGCACCATGGTGACCGTGGGCAGCGAGGACAAACTGCTGCCCAGCTCCGTGGTGAACGACGAACTTCACCGCCGCGTGCAGAAGATCGCTGAAGAAGAAGACCGCAAGGTCGGTGGCCGCGAGCGCAAGCGCATCAAGGAGGATGTGCTCAACGACCTGGTCCCGCGCGCCTTTATCCGTAGCTCGCGCATGAAAGCCTATGTGGACAGGAAGCATGGCTGGCTGGTGCTGGACACCTCCAGCCGCAAGTCGGCCGAGAATGCATTGACCCAGATCCGCGAGGCCCTGGGCAGCTTCCCCGCCGTGCCGCTGGCGCCGGAAGAGGGCCCGCGCGTGCTCATGACCGACTGGCTGGCCAACGGTAACTTGCCTGCTGGCCTGACCCTGGGTGACGAGGTGGAGCTGCGCGACCCGGCCAGCGCCACCGGTGCCATCGCCAAGTGCCGCCGCCAGGATCTGGACAGCGAGGAAGTGAAGGAGCACCTGCGCAACGGCAAGCAGGTCTTCCAGCTCGGTCTCATCTTCGATGAGCGCATGAGCTTCGTGCTCGGCGAAGACCTGATCGTGCGCAAGCTGAAGTTCCTCGACGTGGTCCTGGACGAGATGGGCGATAGCCATCAGGACGCGGCTGCCGAGGCCGACGCCAGCTTTGCCCTGCTCACGCTGGAGCT is a window encoding:
- a CDS encoding recombination-associated protein RdgC, whose amino-acid sequence is MFFRNLTLFRFSPAVAEDLKRLDEALLEHRLRPCGPLEMGTKGFVAPVGRGEEAALTHVVNACTMVTVGSEDKLLPSSVVNDELHRRVQKIAEEEDRKVGGRERKRIKEDVLNDLVPRAFIRSSRMKAYVDRKHGWLVLDTSSRKSAENALTQIREALGSFPAVPLAPEEGPRVLMTDWLANGNLPAGLTLGDEVELRDPASATGAIAKCRRQDLDSEEVKEHLRNGKQVFQLGLIFDERMSFVLGEDLIVRKLKFLDVVLDEMGDSHQDAAAEADASFALLTLELERLLGKLEEWFGLPRPAEG
- the ttcA gene encoding tRNA 2-thiocytidine(32) synthetase TtcA → MSAQPDSTRKQHHEAAKLAKRLRHQVGQAIADFSMIEGGDKVMVCLSGGKDSYTLLDILLSLQAKAPVRFDLIAVNLDQKQPGFPEHVLPEYLTGRGVPFHIIEQDTYSTVTRVIPEGKTMCSLCSRLRRGALYQWAANNGVTKIALGHHRDDILATFFLNMFYQAQLKAMPPKLRSDDGRHVVIRPLAYSRESDIAEFATQQQFPIIPCNLCGSQENLQRKAVRRMMEDWEKQQPGRSENIFRALGQVSPSQLADRNLFNFAALGAREGSARAEARQWLAGSPDES
- the cyoC gene encoding cytochrome o ubiquinol oxidase subunit III, with translation MTMAAGGGSPEALSFHVAGDHHPENGTLLGFWVYLMSDCLIFACLFAAYGVLGREFAGGPTAAEVLELPTVAINTTLLLLSSITYGFAVLEMQRDRQKPMMLWLAITGLLGAGFITLELREFAHLISIGAGPQRSAFLSSFFALVGTHGLHVSSGILWLIVLMVQVSKKGLISANKRRLMCLSMFWHFLDLVWVGVFSFVYLMGVLP
- a CDS encoding YdcH family protein codes for the protein MQVQDQAEIAHLLAELRVEHRDLDVAIEHLADSLGRDELQLTRLKKRKLLLKDHIARLESRLIPDLDA
- a CDS encoding SURF1 family protein, with translation MTSTTAPPDEVVRGPRGPLGLSLLAAFALLLFAGFVALGTWQVKRLAWKRDLIAHVDQRVHAPPVAAPGPEQWAHVTADADEYRHVSLTGVFLHDRQTLVWAATDLGSGYWVVTPLRMADGDIVLVNRGFVPTDWCALRGQCAPGPGGEVTLTGLLRMSEPSVMLRRNDPAQNRWYTRDVAAIAQARGLQRVAPYFVDADAAPTLAADGKPSWPTGGLTVIAFPNNHLVYLITWYLLALMVAAAAFYVGREEYRLRRKARAGAGQSI
- a CDS encoding GNAT family N-acetyltransferase, whose translation is MPSLAPLHLQDAYVLLEPLTMEHAPTLEAAAADGELWKLWFTSAPAPGEAASYIAKALEGHAAGHMLPFAIREKTTGEIIGTTRFYEFAPELPRIAIGYTWYARRWQKSHVNTACKRLLLRHAFESLDCVAVEFHTDGRNLDSQRAIERLGARRDGVLRAHKRRPDGSLRDTVCYSVIASEWPDVSRWLSLRLERLAG
- the cyoD gene encoding cytochrome o ubiquinol oxidase subunit IV, producing the protein MSAHTESEHGHGETAEHAHDDLGIHATLKGYLTGFVLAAILTIIPFWLVMSGGFEKSSTTALVVLAFAAVQIVVHMIYFLHMNTKSEGGWNMLALVFTIVLVVITLSGSIWIMYHLNSNMMPSQMQDPANLP
- a CDS encoding aromatic amino acid transaminase; the protein is MSLFASVEMIPGDPILGLSEAYVADARPGKVNLGVGIYYDEQGRIPVMRAVRDVEQALAREAKPRGYLPIDGMPAYDQATQKLVFGADSSLLAAGRVATSQTIGGSGALRIGADLLKHVLPNAKVALSNPSWENHRLVFSSAGFEVVDYAYYDAATHGLNFAGMLADLDKLEPGSIVLLHACCHNPTGVDPTAEQWKQVVALVKARGLMPFIDMAYQGFDKGIEADAMAVRLFAESGIESFVVANSYSKSFSLYGERVGALSFVGKDREEALRVQSLVKRTIRSNYSSPATHGGALVAAVLNSAELRAVWEQELSEMRERIHGMRAGMVEKLAAAGEPQYGFIQQQAGMFSYSGLSKAQVDRLREEYAIYAVGTGRICVAALNRANLDTVVNAVAAVSR